Proteins found in one Miscanthus floridulus cultivar M001 chromosome 4, ASM1932011v1, whole genome shotgun sequence genomic segment:
- the LOC136551853 gene encoding uncharacterized protein has translation MAARFLLSVAVALLLRPGDASVHEYRGLSFANKGNAFILHAGSEGLYAASHANTTAEDDEDAAALPDAFIRFDKITFRRPEDTNDSVKGASSAKVQVLVFEIEDREMIGGSAYGGQKAICCTSDLAKLGACAEGSVIYRPSQVNPGWPKLFVASFDGSDLISTLPSRTIPITKTGMYNMYFIHCDPSLASLEIEGKTIWKNPTGYLPGRMAPLKNFFGLMSFAFVVLGIYWFYQYMKSWREVLPLQNCITLVITLGMFEMALWYFEYAEFNETGVRPKGITFWAVTFGTVKRTAAEVIVLIVSMGYGVVTPTLGGLTSEVVMLGGTFFLATEILELVENLGAVNDLSGKARLFLVYPVAILDAAFVIWIFISLAKTIGKLQARRLMAKLNIYRKFATALIVSVLVSVGWIGYEIYSKSTDVFNERWQHAWIIPAFWHVLFFLLLCVICYLWAPSQNSMRFSYDASEFFDRKDNLSLIRPAPSASKNGWSLSSTPEPKATKDVNTVTDFEGDDEENKRE, from the exons ATGGCCGCCCGTTTCCTCCTCTCCGTTGCCGTCGCTCTCCTCCTCCGCCCCGGGGATGCGTCCGTGCACGAGTACCGCGGGCTCAGCTTCGCCAACAAGGGCAACGCCTTCATCCTCCACGCCGGCAGCGAGGGCCTCTACGCGGCCTCCCACGCCAACACCACcgccgaggacgacgaggacgccgccgcgctgcccgacGCCTTCATCCG GTTTGACAAGATTACTTTTAGGCGACCAGAAGATACTAACGATTCTGTGAAGGGGGCTAGTTCAGCTAAGGTTCAGGTACTTGTTTTTGAGATAGAAGACCGTGAAATGATTGGTGGATCAGCGTATGGAGGTCAGAAGGCTATTTGTTGTACTTCAGATCTTGCCAAATTAGGAGCTTGCGCAGAAGGTTCTGTCATCTACCGCCCATCCCAGGTAAATCCTGGTTGGCCAAAGTTGTTTGTTGCATCTTTTGATGGAAGTGATCTGATCTCAACGCTACCATCACGGACCATTCCAATTACCAAAACTGGGATGTACAATATGTACTTTATACACTGTGATCCATCACTTGCTAGTTTGGAAATCGAGGGGAAAACCATATGGAAAAATCCTACTGGATACCTTCCGGGTCGGATGGCACCTCTTAAGAACTTTTTTGGACTGATGTCTTTTGCATTTGTCGTACTCGGGATCTATTGGTTTTATCAGTACATGAAATCTTGGAGAGAGGTTCTTCCACTTCAGAACTGTATTACTCTTGTGATTACACTGGGCATGTTTGAGATGGCATTGTGGTATTTTGAGTATGCTGAGTTCAATGAGACTGGAGTTCGGCCAAAAGGTATCACATTTTGGGCTGTCACGTTTGGAACTGTAAAGAGGACGGCTGCTGAAGTTATTGTTCTCATTGTCTCAATGGGATATGGTGTTGTCACGCCTACTTTGGGTGGCTTGACATCGGAAGTGGTCATGCTTGGAGGAACGTTCTTTCTAGCAACAGAAATTCTTGAGTTGGTAGAAAATCTTGGTGCTGTTAATGATCTATCTGGAAAAGCTCGTCTGTTCTTGGTCTATCCAGTGGCCATTTTAGATGCCGCATTTGTTATTTGGATATTTATTTCTCTAGCTAAGACCATTGGTAAACTTCAG GCTAGAAGGTTGATGGCCAAACTTAACATTTATAGGAAGTTTGCAACTGCATTGATCGTATCTGTTCTGGTGTCTGTTGGGTGGATTGGCTATGAG ATTTACTCCAAATCAACAGATGTATTTAATGAACGATGGCAGCATGCCTGGATTATTCCTGCCTTCTggcatgtcttgtttttcttACTTCTTTGTGTCATTTGCTACCTGTGGGCACCTTCACAGAACTCAATGAG ATTTTCCTATGACGCAAGCGAATTCTTTGATCGTAAGGACAATCTATCATTAATTAGGCCAGCACCCAGTGCTTCCAAGAATGGATGGAGTTTATCTTCCACACCAGAGCCCAAAGCTACAAAGGATGTGAATACCGTAACAGATTTTGAAGGTGATGATGAGGAAAACAAAAGGGAGTAG
- the LOC136549885 gene encoding exocyst complex component EXO70B1-like: MEGSAAEELEAAERVVMRWDSTASAASSAGGGGDDQMLFDGAADRAEAERFLRAVDDLRRLAPPPSPVSAGSPRRASSAAGGGALQVAMARLEDEFHHVLSARALDLEIEALAGLSSLSMSSSDRRNSDATEAPPAGDDDDSSSVSSSVHRRSSYRSLQSIREIDLFPADAISDLHAIASRMAAAGYGRECVQVYASVRKPAVDSALRRLGVEKLSIGDVQRLEWDALEAKIRRWIRAARAAVRGVFASERRLCFHIFHDLPLCTSTATATATAADDAPFAEAVKGAALQLFGVAEAISIGRRSPEKLFKIIDLHDALSDMLPDISDIFAASKAAESIYVQAAEIRSRLADAVRGILSEFENALLRDPSKTPVPGGTIHPLTRYVMNYSTLILDYKAILSELIISRPSASSRTAAEGNEATPAFPDLDPADPDSQLPLATHLVWIIVLLEHNLESKASLYKYAALSHLFLMNNVHYIVHKVKDSAELRGLIGDEYLKRLTGKFRQAATSYQRTAWLKILNCLRDEGLHVSGGFSSGISKSALRVRFKAFNAAFEEAHRVQSAWYVPDTQLREELRISISEKLLPAYRSFLGRFRHHIENSRHPELYIKYTVEDLEIAMADFFEGSPPPPHNRRRSHG, from the coding sequence ATGGAGGGATCCGCGGCGGAGGAGCTGGAGGCCGCGGAGAGGGTGGTCATGCGGTGGGACTCCACGGCGTCGGcggcgtcctcggccggcggGGGCGGGGACGACCAGATGCTGTTCGACGGCGCCGCCGACCGCGCCGAGGCGGAGCGGTTCCTCCGGGCGGTGGACGACCTCCGCCGcctggcgccgccgccgtcgccggtcTCCGCCGGCAGCCCGCGCCGCGCCTcgtcggcggcgggcggcggcgcccTGCAGGTCGCCATGGCGCGGCTCGAGGACGAGTTCCACCACGTGCTGTCGGCGCGCGCGCTCGACCTCGAGATCGAGGCGCTCGCGGGCCTCAGCTCGCTCTCGATGTCCAGCAGCGACCGGAGGAACTCCGACGCCACCGAGGCGCCGCCCGCGGGGGACGACGACGACAGCTCCTCCGTGTCGTCCTCCGTCCACAGGCGCAGCAGCTACCGCTCCCTGCAGAGCATCCGCGAGATCGACCTCTTCCCCGCGGACGCAATCTCCGACCTCCACGCCATCGCCTCCCGCATGGCCGCCGCGGGCTACGGCCGCGAGTGCGTCCAGGTGTACGCCTCCGTCCGCAAGCCGGCCGTCGACTCCGCCCTGCGCCGGCTCGGCGTCGAGAAGCTCAGTATCGGCGACGTCCAGCGGCTGGAGTGGGACGCCCTCGAGGCTAAGATCCGCCGCTGGATCCGCGCGGCCCGCGCCGCCGTCCGGGGCGTCTTCGCCAGCGAGCGCCGCCTCTGCTTCCACATCTTCCACGACCTCCCGCTCTGCacttccaccgccaccgccaccgccaccgccgcggaCGACGCGCCCTTCGCTGAGGCCGTCAAGGGCGCGGCGCTGCAGCTCTTCGGCGTCGCTGAAGCCATCAGCATCGGGCGCCGCTCCCCGGAGAAGCTGTTCAAGATCATTGACCTCCACGACGCGCTCTCCGATATGTTGCCTGACATCTCCGACATCTTCGCCGCCTCCAAGGCCGCCGAGTCGATATACGTGCAGGCCGCCGAGATCAGGTCGCGGTTGGCCGATGCCGTGCGTGGGATACTCTCGGAGTTTGAGAACGCCTTGCTCCGCGACCCATCCAAGACTCCAGTGCCCGGCGGCACCATCCACCCGCTCACTCGCTATGTTATGAATTACAGCACCCTCATTTTGGACTACAAGGCCATCCTCTCTGAGCTTATCATCTCGCGGCCATCAGCTAGCTCCCGGACTGCTGCTGAGGGCAATGAGGCTACACCGGCCTTCCCTGATCTTGACCCGGCCGATCCTGACAGTCAGTTGCCCCTTGCCACTCATCTTGTCTGGATTATTGTTCTTCTTGAACACAACCTTGAGAGCAAGGCGTCACTCTACAAGTATGCAGCACTGTCTCATTTGTTCCTTATGAACAATGTGCACTATATCGTGCACAAAGTAAAGGATTCAGCTGAACTTCGGGGGCTAATTGGGGATGAGTATTTGAAGCGGCTCACAGGGAAATTCCGGCAGGCAGCTACAAGCTACCAGCGAACTGCATGGTTGAAGATCCTGAATTGTCTCAGAGATGAGGGCCTCCATGTTAGTGGTGGCTTTTCATCTGGGATATCCAAATCGGCACTACGGGTGCGATTCAAGGCTTTCAATGCTGCATTTGAGGAGGCACACAGGGTCCAGTCTGCGTGGTATGTGCCAGACACACAACTGCGAGAAGAGCTTAGGATCTCAATTTCGGAGAAGCTGCTCCCAGCGTATCGATCCTTCCTTGGCAGGTTCCGGCATCACATAGAGAATAGCAGGCACCCTGAGTTGTACATCAAGTACACAGTTGAGGATCTTGAGATAGCAATGGCAGATTTCTTTGagggatctccaccaccaccgcatAACAGGAGGAGATCTCATGGATGA